The Nitrospirota bacterium genome includes a window with the following:
- a CDS encoding Txe/YoeB family addiction module toxin: protein MKWELVFTKQAQQDSKKNAAAGLRDKTERLLDLLRKNPFQTPPPYEKLIGDLAGAYPRRINIQHRLVYQVLEQEKIVKVLRMWTHYD from the coding sequence GTGAAATGGGAACTGGTCTTTACCAAACAAGCGCAGCAGGACTCGAAGAAAAACGCGGCGGCAGGCCTGCGAGATAAAACCGAACGTCTGCTTGACCTCTTACGCAAGAATCCGTTTCAAACCCCTCCCCCCTACGAAAAACTAATCGGTGATTTGGCCGGCGCCTATCCTCGCAGGATTAACATCCAGCATAGGCTCGTCTATCAAGTCCTCGAACAAGAGAAGATCGTCAAAGTCCTGCGCATGTGGACCCACTACGACTAG